Part of the Xenopus tropicalis strain Nigerian chromosome 3, UCB_Xtro_10.0, whole genome shotgun sequence genome, TAGGTGTTTTCCTGATTCCGTCTTAACTGTGTCTGCTTGCATTCTTCTGGGATTTTCCTTTTTTGTACCAGTAAACCTTCTTTTAAGTAACGCACAAAGCAGCATGTTTGTAGCATCACTCTTAGATTGCATCTCTGTATAAGGAATGAACTTTAATATGCAAGACGTTTTCTGGAAGCATACAGGAATAGATTTGCTTTTTCCTCTCTTAATTATAagactgtaccttgtacttgattgtaattAAGCTAGCATTCATTCTAAATTCTTAATTCTAACAGAATGTACCTTACGTTAGATTGGCTGATTCTATGGTGTATTCCTTTTCCCTAGTGAGAACTGTTCATGTTTCTGTATTCTTTAGTGATAGCATgtataaatgtaatgttttagcATTAACAGTGCTACATATGCAGAAGTAAGCAAACAGGTGCACACAGCCGGAAACAAGCATCTAATCATGCACAGAGAATGGTGTCCCTCTACTGGCCCCATGTTTCTCACACTTGAGATGCTGAGGATTTCTGAATGAAAATTCATGAATGCTCCAGATGTGCAAGCTGTTGTCAGCTGGCAGTAGTGAAATCATTTGTTTGTTGACAGGTTCCCAAGAGTCCGATAGTTCGCAGTCTGCCAAGAAAGACATGCTGGCTGCACTGAAATCCAGGCAGGAAGCTCTGGAGGAGACACTACGCCAGCGCATAGAAGAGCTGAAGAAACTGTGTGTGCGGGAAGCGGTATGGATTGGGCATCACTTCCTGTTTTCATGTCATGTGTACAGCACAGAGTCTATGTATAGGAAGAATAGCCTTTCCTGCAGTTTTGTCAGTATACTGTAGCTGCTTGCTTTGTTTACCTATCTATATTAGAGGCTTTTTCATCCCAACTATATGTATAGCCATGTAACTATTATATGGTTCAGAGTCTATGTGGCATTTGTTTCCTGTATAGAAACCAGCTTGGCTCATTCCTGAAAAGTTGTTCCTAGTGTCCATCTTTCAATTGATTTAAAATTTAGTATAACAGTTCAGGGGCTACACTCAGTATTCCTAAACTTGCATCCCTGACTGTTTACATCTTAATTGCATGAATTTCTAGTGTATTGCAAACTGAGAAAGTTCTAATGTATttaaacaaatttttatttttgggtcAACCAATTCTCTTTTCTTAATAAATGTTGGGGTAAAAGAAAATAACTGCttaggtatttaaatatttatggcGTATGACAACATAGGTTATTAAAACTTTTATAGTCCTTGAATGATTGTGATGAGGTGGAGAAAACCCAGTAATGGTGACTTTTGCTGCATTTGTGAGCAGGTCTGCCAGACAGTGACCTAATACAGCCGTTTGCAGATTATACGCTGAATGCTACTAGGGTTCCACTAAGTGTTCCCTTTTGGAGATTTATACAAAAAACTCTGCAAGGGCTGATAAATTACTAATTACATTTTGCTTGGAAAATCCCTtaaatcccccctcccccttccctttATTCTTTGCTAGGAATTTTAAGAATCAGAATAATTTCCTGAGAGAATTCTTTTGTGGCAGGGACTGTGTGTGGGAGAATGGCTAGGCAATCAAGGGTGACAAAACTCTGGAAAAGGAGTTATGTTATCTTGCATATTTGCTTGGTAAATGATTAAATGTCTAATGGCAGCCATTTCATGCTGTTTCATGAGAATGaaataatttttctgtaattACAAGTTGAATTTATCTTACAGGCTTCATTGTTAATGATTATACTATAGATCTAATTCCTGAACCATGCCAGATTCTTAACTAAAGTGTTTGATCCTCCTTCTTTGTTTGGACAAGCCTAAATATTTAACCTTCTTATAGCAGTGCAACGGCAGGCATATTTAtctctgttaaggtggccatacgcgttcAGATTGTATTGATTATATTGATCGTACGTATAAATgccaacaatctaaaactaacattcagactgaaattgcagtataaagccctaaaaataacaaatcggaggatgttctgaacataaaataattggcagaccgcaatcatatgaaagtgacaTCCCAGAAGTGCACTGTAGGTCACCCAAGAATATCGGCAGATTTTCCTACCTGTACCTTTATTTGTAAACTTATTCTTTATGTCCTGTATAAGAAACAAAATATTCAAAATTGAGTCCAAACCTTGGCTTGCAAATTTGTGCTGTTTACTGCAACCTGTTGTATGAATACTGTCCCATATTTAAAGAATTGTAATATTTGTAAAAGTGCTGTGCAAATTTCTGGTACATGAAAAATccactttgtattaaatgttcTGCTATTGGTTCTGGCCCGTGATGCTGCATTGTATCAAGCACCTGCAagatcagtggcataactacatgtaactgggccccacagcaaattcaattaagGGACTTAACACATTGCTAAGTTAACATATTttatcaagatatattgaaattgctcattaattttaGCCTTGGTGGGACCTCTACACTTCTGAGCGGGGTCCACTTCCTCTGTAGTTAAACCCCTGTTCAAGATCATCTGTGACAATTTCAGATTGTACAATGGTTAATCAAAGAACAAAAGCTAACAACCTAATGTGCTCTCTCTAGGAGCTCACAGGTAAATTGCCAAGAGAGTATCCTTTAGATCCTGGGGAAGAGCCCCCTACAGTACGAAGACGAATAGGGACATCATTTAAGCTTGATGAGCAGAAACTTCTAGCAAAAGGAGAGGTGAGTGCATGTGTCAATCACTTCAAGGTACTTTAGATATTGCCATGACAACATTTGTCTGTTCACTTTATTTATCGATACCTGTAAGATTCATTTGTTACATTTGCTACCGAGCAGGTGCAAAATGTGTTAAGGTTCTAATTCTGGCAGTGTCACTTTTTGACATTAAGATAGAAATCAGCCTGCTGGGGAGGGGGCCCCAAAATAACACAAAGCTCTTGAGATGCTTAGTTAAGAGGTCCACAATTTAAAGACTCAATTCATGTCCCAATTTAATCTGCTTTTCAGGCATCTTGGCAGCACAAGTTCAAAgtgaatacatatatacagatgtTACCTGTGAACATTACaatataatattcatatttaattagTTAAAGGTGTCTGTTTTTAAATTTACAGGATTTACATTTAACTTACAGACAGTAGGTGCCATGAATCAAAGGCAGATAAAAATAGGGTTGGCAAAACCTACCAGGGTATCAGAGTCTACACCAGTGAGCACCACTCATGGACAACCCCTATTAATGCTTTGTTTCCACAGTAGGCTCATATAATACCTATAACTACCGCCCTGGAcccaggttctctggtgggccctataAGACACATACCAACTGTGGATACAGGCAGTCCTAGTTACAGCCAATGTTCTGTGACGTTGGTTATGATTCCATGGATAGAAGTGGTCAGAATGATCGACAGTAAATGATCTTGGTGTAGGGGTGGTAGGATTCTATGAAAGCACTCCATATGTTTTCAAAACACTGTTTAAAAGAGACAAAAATGTGTAGAGTGTACACCATTACACCAGTGTAAACCATTTAGGGATTTCCTTTTTACTCTCACACAAGTCATTATTTGTACATATACttatatggtttatttaatgtgtcaTCCGTGGTGATTGTTCTCTTCTCCCACCATTCTGTGGGTTGGGCATTGAACCGTGGCTGTAAAAACAACTTAGGCATCTTTCAGGGCAGGAAATCACAGTAAACCTTTGTTTGAGGCTCCTTCTAAGCCCAAAGACATATCTACCATTGTTTGGCCGATTTGTCACATACCAGTGAATCAGGTTTAGTCATGTCCTCTGTAGGCCAAATGACAAAGCTTGTTCCTAATACAACAGGATAATCCTCATTTCTGAAGATCCTCACAAGATGACAGCTAACCAGAAGCAATTTTTGTACACCAAAAATGACATATTAAAAGTGATGTTTTTAAATGCATGTAATAGAGCACTTTATTCCATACAACCTATTGACTTGTAGGTACTTTCTGTTCCATGGGGTGCATATTACCCCACAATATAAAACTAGGGTCACATGGATACCATAATACTACACAAAGATTCATTAGGTATCAGAGTTTCATACATGAAAATAACATTGGGGTGTTTGATGTTGTTTTTGGTGTTTGAAATATTGTTTCAAACAATGACACATTTCAATCCATTTTGCTGTTAAGAAGCTATTTATGGCCTTCTGTAGGAAGGCTGCTAAGGTGCGCTGTGGAGTAATGCCCAGAGACCATAACCTTTCAAAACTCTGACCCCTTCCATAGAAAAGGCAATTGCACTTGGTGCACAGCAAAGGAAAACAGTGGTGTTTTTCTGCACACAAGGAGCACTTCCCTTTCTGCCATGAAATGATATACTTCTATAAGTGCAAGCTGGCTTATATGCTGTGCTTGTTGTGCCAAAAGCATGCATGGGCCACATTTTACCACAAATATTTTAACATGCTGGCAATGTTATAAAAACTTTTATAGTACTGTAGGCTATGTGGGTACTTGTTCTGCGATATGTTTCAACAGAGCTTTAAATTAAGGGAGTTTTCATCAATTGTAGGGTGAATCATGTTCATTTCTGAGAAAGTTTCTCTGGAAACTTTAAAGTAAAGAGATCTGGAATATGAATGCACATTAGGCAAAGTCAGCAGAATTTTGTCTTAACCTGCTTGTGATAACAAATAGACTGAGTATACTAGCCcgcttttttctctttttgtaattGTTGTCACAGTTTAAGTACATCTGTAGAAAGGTCCTTCATGTCCACTAGAAAGTAATTTGCTTTGCTGTGTACAGTAACATGTCTGCTTCTTCCTTTACTATAGGAGGTCGAGCTGGAACGTCTGGAGAGGGAATTTGCAATCCAGTCACAAATCACAGAGGCGGCTCGTCGCTTGGCCAGTGATCCACAcgtcagcaggaagctgaaaaAACAACGAAAGACCTCATATCTTAACGCACTAAAAAAACTGCAGGAGATTGAAAACTCAATAAATGAGTACCGCATCAAATCTGGGAAAAAGCCCACGCAGAGAGCTTCCCTGATTATAGATGGTGAGTTTCTGAAGTGCAAATCTGAAGTCATAGCACTCATAGGCTTATGCATGAGTAAGTATGCAGTTCAGAGACAAAAtccgctgcatgtgcctgcacacagGCCGGCACAGTGGTTCAAGAATCAATCACATGTGGCATAAgccaaaaaatgtgctgaaacaGTACCTTCTCATGAGTCCGGCTACACCAAAACTTTAAGTCCAGTTTTGTTTTCCTACAGCTCAGATAGGGCAGCACTCTTCAATGTACCAGCGGACTTTAGTCTATGTGCCTGAAGTTACTTTTAACTGGTCTGACCAAGAAGTTTTGTATGCTCTCTCTTAtttaaattcccccaatatttaTTGAAGACAGCAACACTTTGTATCTGCCTGAGCTTTGTATTAATGCTTTGCTTTTCACACAGAAGCCAATCTCGGCAGTGAAGACAGCTCCCTCTCTGATGCTCTTGTGCTTGAAGATGGTAGGTATTCTTTGCTTTAGTGAAGGTAATTTGGCGGAACAGATGTTTTTAAAGTTGTGGAAACAAGTGCAGCTTTGCACACACGAAATGTTAAAAAACAAATCATAGCACTCATAACACTAAACAGGCAATGCCTTCCATTAGTACAGCACTCTTTAGGCATTGGCCATGATAATATCACttgatatacatatatttatacatttctttttttctaatagTGTTCTATGCATTTGTATAACAAGAAATATTCACCAGCCTCACATCCGTCAATATTTCAGTGAACCAATTTATATATTGCACATACATTAGCCATTAATCAGCATGCGAAAGTGTTAATTcaattaaaatttattttttgaataAGATAGAAAaggcagttggtcttaatttctTATTATGtgtgttaactttttttttttggctctcTGATGTTGCATTTAAACTACTGTTGCTAAGCACATCGACTATGGCAACCTATAATTACTCTGAGAGAATAAAGGATTAAGAGTAAAAGGCCTTTCAGTCGATCTGTGATGTTCCTCACTCACTCTAGCAAATATATAGTATTTAAGACTTTTCTTATGAAGAGAGGcagaaacagttttaaaataattttaaaattcaacCTTACATGCAACACATAACACTTATTTAGCCGCAGCATGACTCAGAATAATAGAATTATGGGTAACTTAATTTCCATGCAGACAGATCATTATAAGTGTTAATAGTAGGATGGCTACCACTACAAATATCTTTACAGACTATGCATCCTTATGAATTCTAGTTTAATATGTCGCATGATTGAACTGAATTAGTGAAGGCAAACACACCTAAAAATGAGGAACACCTCACATAAACTGCTCGTCTCCCTTGATTCCAGTGGAGTGGCAGGAATAGATTCAGCAcatataacattttcatttaaacTCTTGTTTTCTGAATCCAGTCTGAATTATTTGGGGATAATTCTCTCATGCTTTTGGGTTTCCTACATGTGTTTTGTTTAGTTTGGTGAGGAGTTTCTGCTAGTATATTGTGCTTATCATTGCCACACGTGCAGTACTGGAGACAGAGACCcttaatattttcttttgttcttaCAGAAGACTCTCAGGTTCCCAGCATACTGTCTCCTATGCAGTCACCCCACAAAGGTTTACCACCAAGGCCCCCATCGCATGCCAGACCCCACCCTCCACAGTCACTGGATGGACTGAGACAGTTGCATTACCAGAGAAATGATTATGACAAGTCACCCATAAAGCCCAAAATGTGGAGTGAATCCTCCTTGGATGAACCAtatgagaaattaaaaaaaagatcatCACACAGTCATTCCAGGTACCCATAGTCAAATGTATGCCAGTTAAATGTAAACTGTAACACCTCAGGGATATACAGGGAAATGTACAAGTACAATACAGCTGTATGGGAGGGGTGCATATATGTGACTTTTCTGCACAACAGTTCAGCATCATATATGCATATGTTTCTgagtaatgatgagtgaatctgtcccgtgtcACTTTGCTTGAAAAATTGCACAagacaatgggtgttttttcattttggtttttccacacaaaatatattggagtctatggcttTGCAGGGACTATtgccactgcaactttttttcccggTAACTTTTTCTCCAAGGAATACATTGGAGTCTGTGGGCATTTTGTTGCTTTGACATTATTTgtcaatgccaaaatgcagaaactcaccatgaatccatacctggcaaaaaaatgttgctcatcactatttgtgagaTATATTGGTATTAAGCTTGATTGGTTCACAAACCTTTAGGGCCGTGggagacggggagattagtcgctgtgcaacaaatctcccttgttgcgggcaactaatctccctgagattagtggcacgtgagcttacatattttggccaaagtgtggtactaacacctcattttttgtaaaaattatttttaaaggcaaactaagcgctggcaaactttctttctctttgtgtataagtaatggctttttatcgtttatagcagctggtcaactccagattgtgggttagaccgagcgctggcacaatagtgtgtttctagcagctggtcaacgctacagcgtgggttagaccgagcgctggcgatttctttctgtgtaatctccctgatatgccatcccaccggctggaatgtaaatcgatggtgggatggcatacgcggtgctgaAATCGCcagagtttcctctcaaggcaacttcgcgatttctgcaaatcgcaacgcctcgtatgccatcccaccagtgatttacattctagttggtgggatggcatattggggagattagttgtccgcgacaagggagatttgtcgctggcaactaatctccccgtctgtcacggtcCTTAGAGCACTAAAATGTAATTGTTCATTTTGCCACTAGATATGGTTGTATGGCAGACATGACAATGATTTGTTTGATTgttctataaatgtttttttattttgcagtcacCACAAAAGGTTTCCTAGCACAGGAAGTTGTTCTGAGGCCGGGGGAAGCAGTTCCCTACAGAATAGCCCAATACGAACACTGCCTCACTGGAATTCCCAGTCCAGCATGCCCTCCACACCAGACCTGCGAGTACGCAGCCCACACTATGTACATTCAACCAGGTAAGGCCCATGAGTTGCAGGTGCCCTCTAGGGCTCATAGAAATTAATTTTTACTGTACAACTATGCAGATAGAGACATGCCTTCACATGATTCTAATGCAGAAACAAATCATTTTATGTACAAAATGCCAGGAATGCTAGATCAGACatcctgcaaaagattcctgtaATATGATGATCACTTGAATTTGTGTGTGGAGTTGGATACTGAACCTGTGGATGTGTATATAGGTAGAGTGTGAGAGTGTGTCGAGAGTTTAGAATTCAAGGAATGCATGGAATGTATGTATGCAGTTACATTAGTGCCTTTCACCTAGCTTCATGCTGACCTTTATCTGTTGCTTAAGTCTAAACAATCTGCCTGAGGCAGGGCAAATACTCTATATACTAGTCTTCAGTTGTCCATGATAAccaagtcagtattttaattatgagcagcatgtacagtgaatacaataaaaCTGGAAAAGTTTGACATGCGTTACATGCTTTACTTGCTAAATCTCATTTGGGTCTTTTTCTTTAACAGGTCAGTGGACATCAGCCCCACCAGGCTGCACAGCCTAGCACAGCACTTTAGACACCGGAGCTCAAGTTTGGAGTCACAGGGAAAGCTTTTGGGCTCTGAGAATGACACTGGGAGCCCAGATTTCTACACCCCAAGGACTCGTAGTAGTAATGGCTCTGATCCCATGGATGACTGTTCCTCCTGTACAAGCCATTCCAGCTCAGAACACTACTACCCAACTCAGATGAACCCTAATTACTCAACATTGGCTGAAGATTCCCCCTCCAAGGCCAGGGAACGTCAGCGACATAAATATAAATCTAATGGCAACCTTGTATCCTCCAATTCAGGGAGTATGCCCAACTTAGCTGCCAGAAATGGTACAGGGCATCACGGAGTCTACCTTCATAGCCAGAGCCAGCCTTCATCTCAGTACAGGATCAAAGAGTATCCACTTTACATTGAAGGAAGCTCATCGCCTGTGGTTGTGCGCAGTCTAGAGAATGACCAAGAGGGACACTACAGTGTCAAAGCACAATTCAAGACCTCTAACTCTTACACTGCAGGAGGGATGTACAAAGAGAACTGGCATGGTGATGATTCAGTAGATTCTGTGAGGCTTACTCCCTCCCGCTCTCAGATTGTAAGAACTCCATCACTTGGGAGAGAGGGCTCTGAGAAGGGCCCAGGCAGGACTGTGGTTTCTAATGAACTGCGCCAGTGGTACCACAGGTCTACGTCATCTCACAAAGAGCACAACAGACTTTCACACACTAGTTCGAATTCCTCTGACAGTGGCTCCCAGTACAGCACATCTCAAAGCACCTTTGTGGCACACAGTAGGGTAACAAGAATGCCTCCAGTGTGTAAAGCAACAACAGGTAAGAAACATTATTATGCGGTTTATAGCTTCtgtgtttttaattttaaatattttagaatTGATATCTTCTGTAAGCTCTGAAAATTCCTTGCAAATTGCTTATTTATAGTGTAATCAGATTTACAAATTCCTGTTTAAGGTAGTGTTTAATGGTGCAGAACAGTCTTGCTTGCTGCCCACAAAGTTTACCA contains:
- the frmd4a gene encoding FERM domain-containing protein 4A isoform X6, which gives rise to MTEGRRCQVHLLDDRKLELLVQPKLLAKELLDLVASHFNLKEKEYFGIAFTDETGHLNWLQLDRRVLEHDFPKKSGPIVLYFCVRFYIESISYLKDNATIELFFLNAKSCIYKELIDVDSEVVFELAAYILQEAKGDFTSDDFTRADLKKLPALPTQALKEHPSLAYCEDRVIEYYKKLNGQTRGQAIVNYMSIVESLPTYGVHYYAVKDKQGIPWWLGLSYKGIFQYDHHDKVKPRKIFQWRQLENLYFREKKFSVEVHDPRRASVTRRTFGHGGIAVHTWYACAALIKSIWAMAISQHQFYLDRKQSKSKIHAARSLSEIAIDLTETGTLKTSKLANMGSKGKIISGSSGSLLSSGSQESDSSQSAKKDMLAALKSRQEALEETLRQRIEELKKLCVREAELTGKLPREYPLDPGEEPPTVRRRIGTSFKLDEQKLLAKGEEVELERLEREFAIQSQITEAARRLASDPHVSRKLKKQRKTSYLNALKKLQEIENSINEYRIKSGKKPTQRASLIIDEANLGSEDSSLSDALVLEDEDSQVPSILSPMQSPHKGLPPRPPSHARPHPPQSLDGLRQLHYQRNDYDKSPIKPKMWSESSLDEPYEKLKKRSSHSHSSHHKRFPSTGSCSEAGGSSSLQNSPIRTLPHWNSQSSMPSTPDLRVRSPHYVHSTRSVDISPTRLHSLAQHFRHRSSSLESQGKLLGSENDTGSPDFYTPRTRSSNGSDPMDDCSSCTSHSSSEHYYPTQMNPNYSTLAEDSPSKARERQRHKYKSNGNLVSSNSGSMPNLAARNGTGHHGVYLHSQSQPSSQYRIKEYPLYIEGSSSPVVVRSLENDQEGHYSVKAQFKTSNSYTAGGMYKENWHGDDSVDSVRLTPSRSQIVRTPSLGREGSEKGPGRTVVSNELRQWYHRSTSSHKEHNRLSHTSSNSSDSGSQYSTSQSTFVAHSRVTRMPPVCKATTAALPHGQRSSTPCSDLTATPPSSPHHILSWQTGSYNDSFYLDSALYQELADVQWYGQEKAKPGTLV
- the frmd4a gene encoding FERM domain-containing protein 4A isoform X5 translates to MEGLLSPMRAKMTEGRRCQVHLLDDRKLELLVQPKLLAKELLDLVASHFNLKEKEYFGIAFTDETGHLNWLQLDRRVLEHDFPKKSGPIVLYFCVRFYIESISYLKDNATIELFFLNAKSCIYKELIDVDSEVVFELAAYILQEAKGDFTSDDFTRADLKKLPALPTQALKEHPSLAYCEDRVIEYYKKLNGQTRGQAIVNYMSIVESLPTYGVHYYAVKDKQGIPWWLGLSYKGIFQYDHHDKVKPRKIFQWRQLENLYFREKKFSVEVHDPRRASVTRRTFGHGGIAVHTWYACAALIKSIWAMAISQHQFYLDRKQSKSKIHAARSLSEIAIDLTETGTLKTSKLANMGSKGKIISGSSGSLLSSGSQESDSSQSAKKDMLAALKSRQEALEETLRQRIEELKKLCVREAELTGKLPREYPLDPGEEPPTVRRRIGTSFKLDEQKLLAKGEEVELERLEREFAIQSQITEAARRLASDPHVSRKLKKQRKTSYLNALKKLQEIENSINEYRIKSGKKPTQRASLIIDEANLGSEDSSLSDALVLEDEDSQVPSILSPMQSPHKGLPPRPPSHARPHPPQSLDGLRQLHYQRNDYDKSPIKPKMWSESSLDEPYEKLKKRSSHSHSSHHKRFPSTGSCSEAGGSSSLQNSPIRTLPHWNSQSSMPSTPDLRVRSPHYVHSTRSVDISPTRLHSLAQHFRHRSSSLESQGKLLGSENDTGSPDFYTPRTRSSNGSDPMDDCSSCTSHSSSEHYYPTQMNPNYSTLAEDSPSKARERQRHKYKSNGNLVSSNSGSMPNLAARNGTGHHGVYLHSQSQPSSQYRIKEYPLYIEGSSSPVVVRSLENDQEGHYSVKAQFKTSNSYTAGGMYKENWHGDDSVDSVRLTPSRSQIVRTPSLGREGSEKGPGRTVVSNELRQWYHRSTSSHKEHNRLSHTSSNSSDSGSQYSTSQSTFVAHSRVTRMPPVCKATTAALPHGQRSSTPCSDLTATPPSSPHHILSWQTGSYNDSFYLDSALYQELADVQWYGQEKAKPGTLV
- the frmd4a gene encoding FERM domain-containing protein 4A isoform X4; protein product: MATVLLSFEDLMYTWDSVVWNLTSRALRTCRFGNLRILQFVFKPWCISRAVYQMTEGRRCQVHLLDDRKLELLVQPKLLAKELLDLVASHFNLKEKEYFGIAFTDETGHLNWLQLDRRVLEHDFPKKSGPIVLYFCVRFYIESISYLKDNATIELFFLNAKSCIYKELIDVDSEVVFELAAYILQEAKGDFTSDDFTRADLKKLPALPTQALKEHPSLAYCEDRVIEYYKKLNGQTRGQAIVNYMSIVESLPTYGVHYYAVKDKQGIPWWLGLSYKGIFQYDHHDKVKPRKIFQWRQLENLYFREKKFSVEVHDPRRASVTRRTFGHGGIAVHTWYACAALIKSIWAMAISQHQFYLDRKQSKSKIHAARSLSEIAIDLTETGTLKTSKLANMGSKGKIISGSSGSLLSSGSQESDSSQSAKKDMLAALKSRQEALEETLRQRIEELKKLCVREAELTGKLPREYPLDPGEEPPTVRRRIGTSFKLDEQKLLAKGEEVELERLEREFAIQSQITEAARRLASDPHVSRKLKKQRKTSYLNALKKLQEIENSINEYRIKSGKKPTQRASLIIDEANLGSEDSSLSDALVLEDEDSQVPSILSPMQSPHKGLPPRPPSHARPHPPQSLDGLRQLHYQRNDYDKSPIKPKMWSESSLDEPYEKLKKRSSHSHSSHHKRFPSTGSCSEAGGSSSLQNSPIRTLPHWNSQSSMPSTPDLRVRSPHYVHSTRSVDISPTRLHSLAQHFRHRSSSLESQGKLLGSENDTGSPDFYTPRTRSSNGSDPMDDCSSCTSHSSSEHYYPTQMNPNYSTLAEDSPSKARERQRHKYKSNGNLVSSNSGSMPNLAARNGTGHHGVYLHSQSQPSSQYRIKEYPLYIEGSSSPVVVRSLENDQEGHYSVKAQFKTSNSYTAGGMYKENWHGDDSVDSVRLTPSRSQIVRTPSLGREGSEKGPGRTVVSNELRQWYHRSTSSHKEHNRLSHTSSNSSDSGSQYSTSQSTFVAHSRVTRMPPVCKATTAALPHGQRSSTPCSDLTATPPSSPHHILSWQTGEATENSPTLDGSESSSHQSTDE
- the frmd4a gene encoding FERM domain-containing protein 4A isoform X2, producing MATVLLSFEDLMYTWDSVVWNLTSRALRTCRFGNLRILQFVFKPWCISRAVYQMTEGRRCQVHLLDDRKLELLVQPKLLAKELLDLVASHFNLKEKEYFGIAFTDETGHLNWLQLDRRVLEHDFPKKSGPIVLYFCVRFYIESISYLKDNATIELFFLNAKSCIYKELIDVDSEVVFELAAYILQEAKGDFTSDDFTRADLKKLPALPTQALKEHPSLAYCEDRVIEYYKKLNGQTRGQAIVNYMSIVESLPTYGVHYYAVKDKQGIPWWLGLSYKGIFQYDHHDKVKPRKIFQWRQLENLYFREKKFSVEVHDPRRASVTRRTFGHGGIAVHTWYACAALIKSIWAMAISQHQFYLDRKQSKSKIHAARSLSEIAIDLTETGTLKTSKLANMGSKGKIISGSSGSLLSSGSQESDSSQSAKKDMLAALKSRQEALEETLRQRIEELKKLCVREAELTGKLPREYPLDPGEEPPTVRRRIGTSFKLDEQKLLAKGEEVELERLEREFAIQSQITEAARRLASDPHVSRKLKKQRKTSYLNALKKLQEIENSINEYRIKSGKKPTQRASLIIDEANLGSEDSSLSDALVLEDEDSQVPSILSPMQSPHKGLPPRPPSHARPHPPQSLDGLRQLHYQRNDYDKSPIKPKMWSESSLDEPYEKLKKRSSHSHSSHHKRFPSTGSCSEAGGSSSLQNSPIRTLPHWNSQSSMPSTPDLRVRSPHYVHSTRSVDISPTRLHSLAQHFRHRSSSLESQGKLLGSENDTGSPDFYTPRTRSSNGSDPMDDCSSCTSHSSSEHYYPTQMNPNYSTLAEDSPSKARERQRHKYKSNGNLVSSNSGSMPNLAARNGTGHHGVYLHSQSQPSSQYRIKEYPLYIEGSSSPVVVRSLENDQEGHYSVKAQFKTSNSYTAGGMYKENWHGDDSVDSVRLTPSRSQIVRTPSLGREGSEKGPGRTVVSNELRQWYHRSTSSHKEHNRLSHTSSNSSDSGSQYSTSQSTFVAHSRVTRMPPVCKATTAALPHGQRSSTPCSDLTATPPSSPHHILSWQTGSYNDSFYLDSALYQELADVQWYGQEKAKPGTLV
- the frmd4a gene encoding FERM domain-containing protein 4A isoform X3: MRKLEEPAAAGDCRGSPALLPELSQPQADMVLQTAVTPGRARRLLFRIPYGSLRRRSGERMTEGRRCQVHLLDDRKLELLVQPKLLAKELLDLVASHFNLKEKEYFGIAFTDETGHLNWLQLDRRVLEHDFPKKSGPIVLYFCVRFYIESISYLKDNATIELFFLNAKSCIYKELIDVDSEVVFELAAYILQEAKGDFTSDDFTRADLKKLPALPTQALKEHPSLAYCEDRVIEYYKKLNGQTRGQAIVNYMSIVESLPTYGVHYYAVKDKQGIPWWLGLSYKGIFQYDHHDKVKPRKIFQWRQLENLYFREKKFSVEVHDPRRASVTRRTFGHGGIAVHTWYACAALIKSIWAMAISQHQFYLDRKQSKSKIHAARSLSEIAIDLTETGTLKTSKLANMGSKGKIISGSSGSLLSSGSQESDSSQSAKKDMLAALKSRQEALEETLRQRIEELKKLCVREAELTGKLPREYPLDPGEEPPTVRRRIGTSFKLDEQKLLAKGEEVELERLEREFAIQSQITEAARRLASDPHVSRKLKKQRKTSYLNALKKLQEIENSINEYRIKSGKKPTQRASLIIDEANLGSEDSSLSDALVLEDEDSQVPSILSPMQSPHKGLPPRPPSHARPHPPQSLDGLRQLHYQRNDYDKSPIKPKMWSESSLDEPYEKLKKRSSHSHSSHHKRFPSTGSCSEAGGSSSLQNSPIRTLPHWNSQSSMPSTPDLRVRSPHYVHSTRSVDISPTRLHSLAQHFRHRSSSLESQGKLLGSENDTGSPDFYTPRTRSSNGSDPMDDCSSCTSHSSSEHYYPTQMNPNYSTLAEDSPSKARERQRHKYKSNGNLVSSNSGSMPNLAARNGTGHHGVYLHSQSQPSSQYRIKEYPLYIEGSSSPVVVRSLENDQEGHYSVKAQFKTSNSYTAGGMYKENWHGDDSVDSVRLTPSRSQIVRTPSLGREGSEKGPGRTVVSNELRQWYHRSTSSHKEHNRLSHTSSNSSDSGSQYSTSQSTFVAHSRVTRMPPVCKATTAALPHGQRSSTPCSDLTATPPSSPHHILSWQTGEATENSPTLDGSESSSHQSTDE